In Cytobacillus oceanisediminis, the following proteins share a genomic window:
- the sipW gene encoding signal peptidase I SipW yields MKKALKIISNIITAVLFINLILMAFLVVSSKASGGEPQAFGYQLKTVLSGSMEPTFQTGSVIAVKPLSSEESKSLKKDDVITFQASEEKLVTHRIIGVTNSGDHVMYETKGDNNKTADMEPVLSDNVRAVYTGFTIPYVGYFIDFAQSKEGSAILLIGPGLLLLGYAAFSIFQAIREIDPKNNKTDSKEKTA; encoded by the coding sequence TTGAAAAAAGCATTGAAAATTATAAGCAACATTATAACAGCGGTTCTATTCATTAATTTAATTTTAATGGCCTTCCTAGTGGTCTCCTCCAAAGCATCAGGAGGAGAGCCGCAGGCCTTTGGATATCAGCTGAAGACAGTGTTATCAGGCTCTATGGAGCCTACCTTCCAAACTGGGTCTGTTATTGCAGTAAAGCCGCTTAGTTCCGAAGAAAGTAAGTCATTGAAGAAAGATGACGTTATTACATTCCAGGCAAGCGAAGAAAAGTTAGTTACTCACAGGATTATCGGAGTCACTAACAGCGGAGATCATGTCATGTATGAAACAAAAGGAGACAACAACAAGACGGCAGACATGGAACCTGTGCTATCTGACAATGTAAGAGCTGTTTATACTGGCTTCACCATTCCTTATGTGGGATATTTTATAGATTTTGCTCAATCGAAAGAAGGAAGTGCCATCTTGCTTATTGGCCCAGGGCTACTGCTTCTAGGATATGCAGCATTCAGCATCTTCCAGGCCATAAGAGAAATTGATCCTAAGAACAATAAAACAGACTCAAAAGAAAAAACTGCTTAA
- a CDS encoding CalY family protein, which produces MNLKKKLGMGIASAALGISLVGGGTFAYFSDSAVATGNFKAGTLQLSTNPTQVINVENIKPGDTMTRYFEINNDGSLDIAEINLKTNYSVGDTNGNNSDDLGKHIRVNFFLNADKLDVPIWETTLFDLKSMSPDVIEGNFWSAWFAERGGNLAAGTTDSVYVQYEFVDNGADQNQFQGDSLQLEWTFEGMQGAGQAK; this is translated from the coding sequence ATGAATCTTAAGAAAAAGTTAGGTATGGGAATTGCATCAGCAGCACTAGGTATTTCATTAGTTGGTGGGGGAACATTTGCATACTTTAGTGACAGTGCTGTAGCTACTGGTAACTTCAAAGCAGGTACTTTACAATTAAGTACTAACCCTACACAGGTAATTAATGTAGAAAATATAAAGCCAGGGGATACTATGACTCGTTACTTTGAAATAAATAATGATGGTTCTCTAGATATTGCTGAAATTAATCTGAAAACCAATTATTCAGTTGGGGATACAAATGGAAATAATTCAGATGATTTAGGAAAGCATATTCGAGTTAACTTTTTCCTAAATGCTGATAAGTTAGATGTACCTATTTGGGAAACTACACTATTTGATCTTAAAAGTATGAGTCCTGATGTAATTGAGGGTAATTTCTGGAGCGCTTGGTTTGCAGAAAGGGGAGGTAATTTAGCCGCTGGTACAACTGATTCAGTTTATGTTCAATATGAGTTTGTTGATAATGGGGCAGATCAAAACCAATTCCAAGGTGACTCCCTGCAACTTGAGTGGACGTTTGAAGGTATGCAAGGCGCTGGTCAGGCAAAATAA
- a CDS encoding LPXTG cell wall anchor domain-containing protein produces the protein MKVKSLLAKPIKIFIIYSFVFLIVFGNETAIAVEKEIDVNTNLENSNRYLFKVENLKPGDWMPRNITIKNDGKQDFKYTSNIRKSKSVKGLFEELELEVKKDTKMLYEGKLKDFKGFSPRELSKGTEETLFFQVTMPEHLGNEFQNSSAEVEIIFLAEATGDPETDNETPGTGDNSDSGEGTNNLPPSSDATVIPEKVNKLPNTATNNYNLLLIGALFLGAGSVIFLSRYRRLRSET, from the coding sequence ATGAAAGTTAAAAGTTTGCTGGCAAAACCTATAAAAATATTTATTATATATAGCTTTGTTTTCTTAATTGTTTTTGGAAACGAAACTGCAATAGCAGTGGAGAAGGAAATTGATGTTAATACGAACTTAGAGAACTCAAATAGATACCTATTTAAAGTAGAAAATTTAAAACCAGGCGACTGGATGCCCCGAAATATAACGATAAAAAATGATGGTAAACAAGATTTTAAATATACATCTAACATTAGAAAATCGAAGTCTGTTAAAGGACTTTTTGAAGAATTAGAGCTTGAGGTTAAGAAAGATACAAAGATGCTTTACGAAGGAAAACTTAAAGATTTTAAAGGCTTCTCTCCCAGGGAATTATCGAAAGGGACAGAAGAAACTTTATTTTTCCAAGTAACAATGCCAGAGCATTTAGGAAATGAATTTCAAAACTCCTCTGCAGAGGTTGAAATCATTTTTCTTGCCGAAGCAACAGGTGATCCTGAAACCGACAATGAGACTCCAGGGACAGGGGATAATAGTGATTCTGGAGAGGGAACTAATAATTTACCACCATCCTCAGATGCCACGGTAATTCCAGAGAAGGTTAATAAGCTCCCAAATACCGCAACTAATAATTATAATTTATTACTTATTGGCGCACTATTTTTAGGTGCCGGAAGCGTAATTTTTTTATCGCGTTATAGAAGGCTGCGGAGTGAAACTTAG
- a CDS encoding DUF5658 family protein, producing MKKILQYLAFINLLDGLLMFFGLSLSLIEELNPIMNFFYNIEPLLFQSVKAVLSCFLILLSTSINFPP from the coding sequence ATGAAAAAAATTCTGCAGTATCTTGCCTTCATTAATCTTCTGGATGGCCTCTTGATGTTCTTTGGACTTAGCCTTTCGCTGATTGAAGAATTGAATCCAATAATGAATTTTTTTTATAATATAGAACCACTACTGTTCCAATCTGTTAAAGCTGTTCTTTCATGCTTTTTAATCCTGCTATCAACTTCGATTAATTTTCCGCCGTAA
- a CDS encoding anti-repressor SinI family protein — MTEQNVKVEGIDLEWLQLIMEAKNLGLQKEEIREFLHNNRAKEVLIEA; from the coding sequence TTGACAGAGCAAAATGTAAAGGTCGAAGGAATTGATTTGGAGTGGCTGCAGTTAATTATGGAAGCAAAGAACTTAGGCCTGCAAAAGGAAGAAATTAGAGAGTTTTTACATAATAACAGAGCCAAAGAGGTTCTGATCGAAGCTTGA
- a CDS encoding helix-turn-helix domain-containing protein encodes MIGDRVKKLRQEKKMSLSELADQAGVAKSYLSSLERNLQTNPSIQFLEKIAGVLNVPVDHLIHEQINKDDLDSEWMKIVKEAMESGVSKEQFREFLDFNKWRSGQKS; translated from the coding sequence ATGATCGGTGATCGTGTAAAAAAACTTCGCCAAGAAAAGAAAATGTCCTTATCCGAGCTTGCCGACCAGGCCGGTGTGGCAAAATCATATTTAAGCTCACTTGAACGCAACCTGCAAACCAACCCATCTATTCAATTTCTTGAGAAAATCGCGGGTGTTCTGAATGTCCCCGTAGACCATTTAATCCATGAGCAAATCAACAAGGATGATCTAGATTCAGAATGGATGAAAATTGTGAAGGAAGCGATGGAGTCTGGTGTTTCAAAGGAGCAATTTCGGGAGTTTTTGGATTTTAATAAGTGGAGAAGCGGACAAAAGTCATAG
- the mnmH gene encoding tRNA 2-selenouridine(34) synthase MnmH, with product MREIAVEQYIQMDNAVPVDVRSPIEFEECSIPGAVNVPLFTNEERVEIGTLYKKEGSDAAKWRAMEIVSPKIPFMMQKIRDLKNDGFQPVIYCWRGGMRSKAVTTFITYAGVSIPRLIGGYRAYRQYILENTADLIPEKAVVLHGMTGVGKTDVLKVLSEKGYPVIDLEEMAGHRGSIFGSFGMGNGSTQKTFDALLYQALSEVKGSPYIIMEAESKRIGKVVQPDELLDTKKTGIHIDMFASMESRVQRIVRDYVEPYKNEEWFKPKVDESLVFIKKRLKDTEIREQLDESVEAENYELFIKLLLEHYYDPRYAFKQHDYEGQFHHVNADDVEAAAQQIIHIIEKQNAPVL from the coding sequence ATGAGAGAAATAGCAGTCGAACAATATATCCAAATGGACAACGCAGTTCCGGTCGATGTCAGGTCTCCAATTGAATTTGAGGAGTGCAGCATTCCCGGTGCTGTCAATGTGCCGCTTTTCACCAATGAAGAGCGTGTGGAAATCGGGACACTATATAAAAAAGAAGGTTCTGATGCGGCTAAGTGGAGAGCGATGGAAATCGTTTCACCTAAGATCCCTTTCATGATGCAGAAAATCAGAGACCTGAAAAATGATGGCTTCCAGCCTGTCATTTACTGCTGGCGCGGCGGCATGCGCAGCAAAGCGGTCACCACATTTATCACGTATGCGGGCGTTTCAATCCCCCGTTTAATTGGGGGCTATAGAGCCTACCGTCAATATATTCTTGAAAACACAGCAGACTTGATTCCTGAAAAAGCAGTTGTTCTTCATGGAATGACCGGGGTTGGGAAAACGGATGTGCTGAAGGTGTTAAGCGAAAAAGGATACCCTGTTATTGACCTTGAAGAAATGGCGGGACATCGCGGATCGATCTTCGGCTCCTTTGGCATGGGGAACGGCAGCACACAGAAAACATTTGATGCACTACTGTATCAAGCCCTTTCTGAGGTTAAAGGTTCACCTTATATAATTATGGAAGCCGAAAGCAAACGAATAGGCAAGGTTGTTCAGCCGGACGAGCTGCTTGATACCAAAAAAACCGGAATTCACATTGATATGTTCGCCAGCATGGAATCCCGTGTCCAGCGCATCGTCCGTGACTATGTTGAGCCTTATAAGAATGAAGAATGGTTCAAACCGAAAGTTGATGAAAGCCTTGTGTTTATTAAAAAACGTCTGAAAGATACTGAAATCCGCGAGCAGCTTGATGAATCAGTTGAAGCAGAAAACTACGAGCTATTTATCAAACTTTTATTAGAACACTATTACGATCCGCGTTATGCCTTTAAACAGCATGACTATGAAGGCCAATTCCACCATGTGAATGCGGATGATGTGGAAGCAGCTGCACAACAAATTATTCACATTATTGAAAAGCAAAATGCTCCCGTCCTCTGA
- a CDS encoding FAD-dependent oxidoreductase, with protein sequence MSLNTEVAIVGGGIGGLTLGLKLAQANIDVLVLEKLDAPSFVYKGELLQPKSLKIFKRLDALDVIRVNGFSFARIAFEEGEKEFAMDYSILPGDYDYSLMIEHEKLKGILLKRALQYPNFHYLSGTLAKGYDNGELMVERKDLKEHLTVRADFYIGAEGRNSITRKEMNSKIKKIEYNHQFLTVTFHRPQSLKEGKIIAKDERFLGLFPLPDEKVRSVYLIPEGTYKEHLKKGIHYFHKNYLELFPELEGYVTRLKNWKDIQLMIPTAFYADKYVEGRLAILGDAAHTVHPMAGEGMNMAIQDADVLGELLAEMYASGRISPDKLKWYEKVRKPRAENMISLSHLSAIAYSYSNRLITGIRRKGLMQIERDKILQYKQMLNVSGLGYWSESLWDRLIQAGMLPARRTELSAAVKSHYFYTEKDDYPWKKVEQQ encoded by the coding sequence ATGTCTTTGAATACAGAGGTTGCAATTGTAGGCGGAGGGATTGGCGGTTTGACGCTGGGATTGAAGCTGGCTCAAGCCAATATTGATGTCCTCGTTCTGGAAAAGCTGGATGCCCCGTCTTTCGTTTATAAGGGAGAACTCCTGCAGCCAAAGAGCCTGAAAATTTTTAAGCGGCTGGATGCTTTGGATGTAATCCGCGTGAATGGCTTTTCATTTGCCCGAATTGCGTTTGAGGAAGGTGAAAAAGAGTTTGCTATGGATTACAGCATTCTGCCGGGAGATTATGATTACTCCCTCATGATCGAGCATGAAAAGCTGAAAGGAATCCTTCTCAAACGGGCGCTTCAATATCCAAACTTTCATTATTTGTCAGGGACCCTGGCAAAAGGCTATGACAATGGCGAATTAATGGTTGAGCGGAAGGATTTAAAGGAGCATCTGACAGTGAGGGCTGACTTTTATATAGGAGCTGAGGGAAGGAATTCCATTACCAGGAAAGAAATGAACAGCAAAATTAAAAAGATTGAGTATAATCATCAATTTTTAACTGTTACGTTCCATCGGCCACAATCATTGAAGGAAGGGAAAATCATCGCTAAGGATGAACGGTTCCTCGGATTATTTCCGCTGCCGGATGAGAAAGTAAGGTCTGTCTATTTAATTCCGGAGGGAACTTATAAGGAACATCTCAAAAAAGGAATTCATTATTTTCATAAAAACTATTTAGAGCTTTTTCCGGAATTGGAGGGGTATGTGACCAGGCTGAAAAATTGGAAGGATATTCAGCTGATGATTCCGACTGCCTTCTATGCAGATAAATATGTGGAGGGAAGACTCGCTATTTTGGGGGATGCGGCCCATACGGTCCACCCGATGGCAGGTGAAGGAATGAATATGGCGATTCAGGATGCGGATGTGCTTGGTGAATTGCTTGCAGAGATGTATGCGAGCGGAAGAATTTCGCCGGACAAGCTTAAATGGTATGAAAAAGTCCGGAAACCCCGGGCTGAAAACATGATCAGCCTCAGCCATTTATCCGCCATAGCCTATTCTTATTCCAACCGGCTTATTACAGGAATACGCCGTAAAGGTCTGATGCAGATCGAAAGAGATAAAATCCTGCAATATAAGCAAATGCTGAATGTTTCAGGCCTCGGATATTGGTCAGAGAGCCTATGGGACCGATTGATTCAGGCAGGAATGCTGCCGGCAAGAAGAACAGAATTATCAGCGGCAGTTAAAAGCCATTATTTTTATACAGAAAAAGATGACTATCCCTGGAAGAAGGTTGAACAGCAATGA
- a CDS encoding class I SAM-dependent methyltransferase: MINEYVRLLKARNWMKKNQPFLYSWHAYVGFELDLFSQFRSWKTVKQVASSKNLQEELLLRWVEVGLAIRHLKKKGKDKIKTASKFSLPSTPKNPRSTGIILKEMMELHIPTLLSYPELLRSNKKNTFDHEEHGPTVARTSSLLEQLALPRLMKTIKKNKMERIIDIGCGEGGYLSRISQRFPQAKLVGIEINEEVAESARINCKDIPNIKIVTADVHEYSPEHQADLIMVNNLLHYIQPEDRKQLLSRLKSWLSRKGSITIITPILHSKKGEEFSSVFNSFFSAFENLYPTPTEEDIHLIAKELKLKIKTFKPVVTEGGWYFIQLSNR; the protein is encoded by the coding sequence ATGATAAATGAATATGTAAGATTACTAAAAGCACGAAATTGGATGAAAAAGAACCAGCCGTTTTTGTACAGCTGGCATGCATACGTAGGCTTTGAGCTTGACCTTTTTTCCCAGTTTCGCAGCTGGAAAACGGTAAAACAGGTGGCATCATCCAAGAATCTTCAGGAGGAGCTGCTTTTAAGGTGGGTGGAGGTGGGACTGGCGATCCGCCATTTGAAAAAGAAAGGGAAGGATAAAATTAAGACAGCATCTAAATTCAGTCTTCCCTCCACGCCCAAAAACCCCCGATCCACAGGAATCATCCTGAAGGAAATGATGGAATTGCATATCCCGACGTTACTCTCTTATCCAGAACTGCTCCGTTCTAATAAGAAAAACACTTTTGACCATGAAGAGCATGGACCAACCGTAGCGAGAACCTCGTCACTGCTTGAACAGCTTGCACTTCCGCGCCTGATGAAAACCATTAAGAAAAACAAAATGGAAAGGATCATCGACATTGGCTGCGGGGAAGGCGGCTATTTAAGCAGAATCAGCCAAAGATTCCCACAAGCAAAACTGGTGGGAATTGAGATTAATGAAGAGGTCGCGGAATCTGCCCGAATTAATTGCAAAGATATTCCCAACATTAAAATTGTCACAGCGGATGTTCATGAATACTCACCTGAGCATCAGGCAGATTTAATTATGGTCAATAACTTGCTTCACTATATCCAGCCGGAAGACCGCAAGCAGCTGCTATCCCGCTTGAAAAGCTGGCTTAGCCGAAAAGGGTCCATTACCATTATCACGCCCATTCTTCATTCGAAAAAGGGCGAGGAGTTTTCAAGTGTTTTTAACAGCTTCTTTTCTGCATTTGAAAACCTATACCCAACCCCAACTGAGGAGGATATCCATCTAATCGCTAAAGAGCTGAAGCTGAAAATAAAAACCTTCAAGCCGGTCGTAACCGAAGGCGGATGGTATTTTATCCAGCTGTCCAACAGGTAA
- the treR gene encoding trehalose operon repressor: protein MRNNKYLVIYEEIAQQIQEGKYPARSILPSEHELTEMYSTSRETIRKALNLLAQNGFIQKIRGKGSMVLDLKKLQFPISGLVSFKELAGKMGQRAETIVDEFSLIQPDAEKMKHLHIDKSEKVWKVYRVRKIEDERIILDKDFLIEKYVPGLTREICQSSIFAYIEGELGKKISFAKKEFTVEEPTAEDRKLLDMEGFHAIVVVKNYIYFDDATLFQYTESRHRPDKFRFVDFARRMDSQVF from the coding sequence ATGAGAAATAATAAATACTTAGTAATTTATGAAGAGATTGCCCAGCAAATACAAGAAGGCAAGTATCCTGCCCGATCCATTCTGCCATCTGAACATGAATTAACAGAGATGTATTCCACTTCAAGGGAAACCATCCGCAAAGCTTTGAATTTGCTTGCACAAAACGGCTTTATCCAGAAAATCCGCGGAAAAGGCTCGATGGTCCTTGATTTAAAAAAGCTGCAGTTCCCCATATCGGGTCTGGTCAGCTTTAAAGAGCTGGCCGGGAAAATGGGTCAGCGTGCCGAAACGATTGTGGACGAATTTTCACTTATTCAGCCTGACGCAGAAAAGATGAAGCATCTTCATATTGATAAAAGTGAAAAAGTATGGAAAGTCTATCGTGTCCGGAAAATTGAAGATGAGCGGATTATTTTGGACAAGGATTTTTTAATTGAGAAATATGTCCCGGGCTTAACCAGAGAAATATGCCAGAGCTCTATTTTTGCCTACATTGAGGGCGAACTCGGAAAAAAAATCAGCTTTGCCAAAAAGGAATTTACTGTGGAAGAACCAACTGCTGAAGACCGCAAGCTCCTTGATATGGAAGGATTCCATGCCATTGTCGTGGTGAAAAATTATATCTACTTTGACGATGCCACCCTTTTTCAATACACGGAATCCAGGCACAGACCCGACAAATTCAGGTTTGTTGACTTTGCCAGAAGAATGGACAGTCAGGTGTTTTAA
- a CDS encoding type 1 glutamine amidotransferase domain-containing protein, translating into MSKKIACLITEMFEDSEYTGPAQAFKEAGHEVVTIEKEQGKSVKGKQGEATVQIDQSIDNVNPQDFDALFLPGGFSPDQLRADDRFVQFTKSFMDEKKPVFAICHGPQLLLTAKTLEGRDATGYKSIQVDMEYAGAKYQDSEVVVCQNQLVTSRQPEDIPAFTRESLKLLG; encoded by the coding sequence ATGAGTAAGAAAATTGCATGCTTAATTACAGAGATGTTCGAAGATAGTGAATACACGGGACCTGCTCAAGCATTCAAAGAAGCAGGACATGAAGTCGTGACTATTGAAAAAGAACAAGGCAAATCCGTTAAAGGAAAACAAGGTGAAGCCACTGTTCAAATAGATCAAAGCATTGATAACGTAAATCCGCAAGACTTTGATGCACTTTTCCTGCCTGGTGGCTTCTCACCGGACCAGCTTCGTGCCGATGACCGATTTGTTCAATTTACAAAATCCTTCATGGACGAAAAGAAACCAGTATTTGCCATCTGCCACGGACCGCAGCTGCTGCTGACAGCCAAGACACTCGAAGGGCGCGACGCAACCGGCTACAAATCCATCCAAGTCGATATGGAATACGCCGGCGCAAAATACCAGGATTCAGAAGTAGTCGTTTGCCAAAACCAGCTAGTCACAAGCCGCCAGCCAGAAGACATCCCGGCATTCACCCGTGAGTCGCTTAAGTTGTTAGGTTAA
- a CDS encoding DUF1128 domain-containing protein, protein MNNLSEKSVENVEFMIEAIKEKLKVLNLGAIKPSHFDEEMYEELKDIYDLVMKKGSFSPNEMQALVEELGNLRKNK, encoded by the coding sequence ATGAATAATTTGTCGGAGAAATCGGTTGAGAATGTGGAGTTTATGATTGAGGCTATTAAGGAAAAGCTGAAGGTTTTAAACTTAGGTGCTATAAAGCCTTCTCACTTTGATGAGGAAATGTATGAGGAATTGAAAGATATTTATGACCTTGTTATGAAGAAGGGATCCTTCAGTCCGAATGAAATGCAGGCTTTGGTGGAAGAGCTGGGGAATTTGAGGAAGAATAAATAA
- a CDS encoding YtxH domain-containing protein: MGKSLFWKGVLYGALAGGALSLLDKSTRETVFNNCRKTSSNVGYYIKHPSEAVNQVKDVSNKVKTAIDQVSEDVAFITGTVEEIREMAPEVTQIVQNTKQAFSDIKQKGSSELPEKSSDDSVQIPH; the protein is encoded by the coding sequence ATGGGGAAATCATTGTTTTGGAAAGGTGTACTATATGGAGCACTTGCAGGCGGTGCACTAAGCCTTCTTGACAAATCCACAAGGGAAACCGTTTTTAATAATTGCCGGAAAACGTCCAGCAATGTCGGCTATTACATAAAACACCCAAGTGAAGCAGTGAATCAGGTGAAGGATGTTTCCAATAAGGTCAAAACAGCTATTGACCAGGTTAGTGAAGACGTCGCTTTTATTACTGGGACCGTTGAAGAAATAAGAGAAATGGCACCGGAAGTAACACAGATTGTCCAGAATACAAAGCAGGCATTTTCAGATATTAAGCAGAAGGGATCAAGTGAACTTCCGGAAAAATCTTCTGACGATTCAGTTCAGATTCCGCATTAA
- a CDS encoding YihY/virulence factor BrkB family protein, translating into MGRTFSALIPNLWKRVEEDDVFGLAAQLAYFFLLSLFPLLIFLVTLVPYLPITQQDILNVVRDFAPGETMKLIETNIYEITQRNGKLLSFGIIATLWSASNGINAVVKAFNKAYDVKETRHFIIARGMAILLTFAMIFVFVLALLLPVFGRQIGLFISSEFGLSGQFLAIWNMVRWLVSPFILFMVFTGLYWIAPNKKLTCISVAPGAIFATVGWVLSSLAFSYYVSNFGNFSATYGSIGAIIVLMIWFYISGIIIILGGEINAINSKINKEDC; encoded by the coding sequence ATGGGACGAACTTTTTCGGCTCTGATTCCAAACTTATGGAAGAGAGTAGAAGAAGATGATGTGTTTGGACTTGCTGCCCAATTGGCGTATTTCTTTCTTCTCTCTCTTTTTCCGCTGCTGATTTTCCTGGTCACACTCGTTCCTTATTTGCCGATCACACAGCAGGATATCTTAAATGTTGTCCGTGATTTTGCACCAGGAGAGACCATGAAGCTCATTGAAACCAATATATATGAAATTACGCAAAGAAATGGAAAGCTGCTTTCATTTGGGATCATAGCTACGCTCTGGTCAGCTTCAAATGGAATCAATGCTGTGGTGAAGGCTTTTAATAAGGCGTATGACGTAAAGGAAACCCGTCATTTTATTATTGCACGCGGGATGGCGATATTACTGACGTTTGCGATGATTTTTGTGTTTGTGCTGGCGTTGCTCCTCCCTGTTTTCGGAAGACAGATTGGTTTGTTTATATCTTCGGAATTTGGTTTGTCAGGCCAATTTCTGGCGATATGGAATATGGTTCGCTGGTTAGTGAGTCCATTTATCCTTTTTATGGTGTTTACAGGGTTATACTGGATTGCCCCCAATAAAAAGTTAACATGCATAAGCGTTGCGCCTGGTGCCATTTTTGCAACAGTTGGCTGGGTGCTGTCATCCCTTGCCTTTTCATACTATGTCAGCAACTTCGGCAATTTTTCCGCTACCTATGGAAGCATTGGGGCCATTATCGTGCTTATGATCTGGTTTTACATATCCGGCATTATCATCATTCTTGGCGGGGAAATCAATGCCATCAATTCTAAGATCAATAAAGAGGATTGTTGA